A genomic window from Lotus japonicus ecotype B-129 chromosome 1, LjGifu_v1.2 includes:
- the LOC130729031 gene encoding pirin-like protein translates to MRIRQQFSLLITNIRRSLPPVRNIIMSSESDHSPAFNTPRLVLKKVLAKSQREGDGAVVRRGIGRSELKNLDPFLMLDHFSVSPPGGFPDHPHRGFETVTYMLEGAITHQDFAGHKGTIGPGDVQWMTAGRGIVHSEMPGEATNKGLQLWINLSAKDKMIEPNYQELLSDNIPTAEKDGVEVRVIAGEAMGVHSPVYTRTPTMYLVFTMMPGSEWHQSIPESWNSFVYVFEGEGVFGSPSSSPTMPYHVLVLSLGDGLSVWNNSSKPLKFVLIGGQPINEPVVQYGPFVMNTQSEIEKTIEDYQYGKNGFEMRNNWRSQ, encoded by the exons ATGAGAATAAGGCAACAATTTTCACTGCTTATTACTAATATCAGAAGATCTCTTCCACCTGTTAGAAATATCATCATGTCATCAGAATCTGATCATTCCCCTGCTTTCAATACCCCCAGATTGGTTCTCAAGAAGGTTTTGGCCAAATCTCAAAGAGAAGGAGATGGGGCTGTTGTTAGAAGAGGCATTGGAAG GAGCGAGTTGAAGAACTTGGACCCCTTTTTAATGTTGGATCACTTCTCAG TGTCTCCACCTGGAGGCTTCCCTGATCATCCACACAGAg GTTTTGAGACCGTCACCTACATGCTAGAG GGAGCCATAACTCACCAAGATTTTGCTGGACACAAGGGTACAATAGGGCCTGGTGATGTTCAG TGGATGACCGCGGGCAGGGGAATTGTTCACTCAGAAATGCCTGGAGAAGCAACCAACAAGGGATTGCAGCTATGGATCAATTTATCAGCTAAGGACAAAAT GATTGAACCAAATTATCAAGAACTTCTAAGTGATAACATACCAACTGCAGAGAAAGATGGGGTAGAAGTGAGGGTTATAGCAGGAGAAGCAATGGGAGTCCATTCACCTGTCTACACCAGAACTCCAACCATGTACCTTGTTTTCACCATGATGCCAGGATCTGAGTGGCATCAGAGTATTCCAGAGTCATGGAATTCATTTGTCTATGTGTTTGAAGGGGAAGGAGTTTTTGGGTCTCCAAGTTCATCACCAACTATGCCATACCATGTCCTTGTTTTGAGCCTAGGTGATGGCCTTAGTGTGTGGAATAACTCATCAAAGCCTTTGAAATTTGTGCTGATTGGAGGACAACCAATTAATGAGCCAGTTGTTCAGTATGGGCCTTTTGTGATGAATACACAGTCTGAAATTGAGAAAACCATTGAAGACTATCAATATGGGAAGAATGGGTTTGAGATGAGGAATAATTGGAGATCTCAATAG
- the LOC130729032 gene encoding ras-related protein RABA5e-like: protein MSSSEDEGGEEYLFKIVIIGDSAVGKSNLLSRYARNEFNMHSKATIGVEFQTQSLEIDSKEVKAQIWDTAGQERFRAVTSAYYRGAVGALIVYDITRRTTFDSVSRWLDELKTHCDTTVAMMLVGNKCDLENIRAVSIEEGKSLAEAQGLFFMETSALDSTNVRTAFEMVIREIYNNVSRKVLNSDTYKAELSVDRVSLVNNGAATSKQSKSYFSCCST from the exons ATGTCTAGTTCGGAGGatgaaggaggagaagagtaCCTCTTCAAGATCGTGATAATCGGCGATTCTGCGGTTGGGAAATCCAACTTGCTCTCACGGTACGCGCGGAACGAGTTCAACATGCACTCCAAGGCCACCATAGGCGTCGAGTTTCAGACTCAGAGCTTGGAAATTGACTCCAAGGAAGTCAAGGCTCAGATTTGGGACACCGCCGGCCAAGAACGCTTCCGCGCCGTCACCTCCGCCTACTACAGAGGCGCTGTCGGTGCTCTTATTGTCTACGACATCACCCGCCGAACCACTTTCGATAGCGTCTCTCGCTGGCTCGACGAGCTTAAGA CTCATTGTGACACGACCGTGGCAATGATGCTTGTTGGCAACAAGTGTGATTTGGAGAATATAAGGGCGGTAAGCATTGAGGAAGGCAAAAGCCTTGCAGAAGCGCAAGGCTTGTTTTTCATGGAAACCTCTGCCTTGGACTCCACAAACGTTAGGACAGCTTTTGAGATGGTTATTCGAGAGATCTACAACAACGTTAGCAGGAAGGTCCTCAACTCAGACACCTATAAGGCTGAATTATCTGTCGACAGGGTCAGCCTCGTTAATAATGGAGCCGCTACATCAAAGCAATCCAAAAGCTATTTTTCTTGCTGTTCAACATAA
- the LOC130729030 gene encoding inositol transporter 1-like: MTIPTMQSTPGSSGYLDLYPERKMSFFKNPYILGLAAVAGIGGLLFGYDTGVISGALLYIKDDFEEVRNSNFLQETIVSMAIAGAIVGAAVGGWFNDYYGRKKATLFADVIFALGAIVMAAAPNPYILIVGRLLVGLGVGVASVTAPVYIAEASPSEIRGSLVSTNVLMITGGQFLSYLVNLAFTRVPGTWRWMLGVSGVPAVIQFVLMLFLPESPRWLFIKNRKNEAVDVISKIFDLSRLEDEIDFLTAQSEKERQRRSTIKFWHVFRSKEIRMSFLVGGGLLFFQQFTGINTVMYYSPTIVQMAGFESNQLALLLSLIVAGMNAVGTILGIYLIDLAGRKILALSSLGGVIASLILLSVAFYNQSSSEVYGWIAVLGLALYILFFSPGMGPVPWTVNSEIYPEEYRGVCGGMAAVVCWISNLIVSESFLSIAEGIGIGSSFLILAGIAVVAFFFVLLYVPETKGLTFDEVDVIWRERAWGKNPNTQNLLEQGSHS; this comes from the exons atgacgaTCCCCACCATGCAATCAACGCCGGGAAGCTCTGGGTATTTGGATTTGTACCCAGAACGAAAGATGTCTTTCTTCAAGAATCCCTACATTCTCGGACTCGCTGCTGTTGCTGGCATCGGTGGTCTCCTCTTCGGCTACGACACTG gTGTCATATCCGGAGCCCTTCTCTATATTAAAGACGATTTTGAGGAGGTTCGAAACAGTAATTTTCTACAG GAAACAATTGTCAGCATGGCAATTGCTGGAGCAATTGTTGGTGCAGCAGTTGGCGGTTGGTTTAATGATTATTATGGACGAAAGAAGGCCACACTATTTGCTGATGTCATCTTTGCTCTTGGAGCAATCGTCATGGCCGCCGCGCCGAATCCTTATATTCTCATTGTGGGACGTCTTCTCGTTGGTTTAGGTGTCGGCGTAGCTTCGGTCACTGCTCCTGTGTATATTGCAGAGGCATCACCATCTGAAATTAGGGGATCATTAGTAAGCACAAATGTGCTCATGATAACTGGTGGACAGTTTCTTTCCTATCTTGTAAACCTTGCTTTTACCCGG GTTCCCGGGACATGGCGATGGATGCTTGGTGTTTCAGGTGTTCCAGCTGTTATTCAGTTTGTTTTAATGCTCTTCCTACCCGAATCCCCAAGATGGCTATTTATAAAG AATAGGAAAAACGAAGCAGTCGATGTGATTTCTAAGATCTTTGACTTATCTCGTTTAGAGGATGAAATTGATTTCTTAACTGCTCAATCAGAGAAAGAGCGCCAAAGAAGGAGTACTATCAAATTCTGGCATGTTTTCAGATCAAAAGAAATCAGAATGTCATTCCTTGTTGGAGGCGGACTTCTG TTTTTTCAGCAGTTCACAGGGATAAACACAGTCATGTATTACAGCCCAACAATTGTCCAAATGGCTGGCTTCGAGTCTAATCAGTTGGCTCTTCTCCTGTCCCTCATAGTTGCGGGTATGAATGCTGTCGGAACAATTCTTGGCATTTACCTTATCGACCTCGCAGGGCGGAAAATATTGGCCCTTTCTAGCTTGGGAGGAGTAATTGCATCCTTGATCCTCTTGTCTGTGGCATTTTATAATCAATCATCAAGTGAAGTGTATGGTTGGATTGCAGTTTTAGGCCTAGCCctatatattttgtttttttcaccAGGAATGGGACCTGTGCCATGGACTGTGAACTCAGAGATATATCCAGAAGAATATAGAGGTGTCTGTGGGGGCATGGCAGCAGTAGTGTGTTGGATTTCAAACTTGATTGTGTCAGAGAGCTTCCTTTCAATTGCTGAGGGTATAGGCATTGGTTCTAGTTTCTTGATTCTTGCTGGTATAGCTGTGGTTGCATTTTTCTTTGTGCTTCTGTATGTTCCCGAGACCAAAGGATTGACATTTGATGAAGTGGATGTAATATGGAGGGAGAGAGCTTGGGGCAAGAACCCAAACACACAGAACCTTCTTGAGCAGGGAAGCCATTCCTAA